A genome region from Bacillaceae bacterium IKA-2 includes the following:
- a CDS encoding FAD-dependent oxidoreductase — protein sequence MNEFHSCTISKRKWEGHLSIIDEVDVVIIGAGLAGLATAFELKKNHLSFVVLEARDRPGGRIESIVTDENVCIDMGAQWIGKNHYRVKKLLSQFRLDTVSTYRKGKQIYAYNEKITYQKRPPISALSLLDVHLFTRRLNKISSFIKPSSPWENTFTKQFDEITMEQFLQSNMHTRAGKNYYRLFIEELLCTKLYEVSALDFLWLISSAGSIQNIRASEELSIKGGAGRLVERIAATISEKIHFESPVSTIRSEAENRVYVYSKNQCWKAKKVIVAVPPNLQSRITFEPPLPATRAQLIERAPLPAVMKINLIYEKPFWRDLGLSGITYSDKGQIKMTIDSSPKDGEVGILTIISSGDSTRELANHSPEKRKIIVLTALTRLFGPSANKPSQYFEKNWAEEEWTRGGYGVHFAPGVITSLGKTLVKSIGPIHWAGSETASLWRLYMEGAVQSGQRAAQEVILTLR from the coding sequence GTGAATGAATTTCATTCATGTACGATTTCCAAAAGAAAGTGGGAAGGTCATTTGTCGATTATTGATGAAGTTGACGTAGTTATTATTGGAGCCGGTCTAGCAGGATTAGCAACCGCTTTTGAATTAAAAAAGAATCATTTATCTTTTGTCGTCCTAGAAGCAAGAGATCGTCCAGGAGGAAGGATCGAAAGTATCGTCACAGATGAGAATGTTTGTATTGATATGGGGGCGCAATGGATTGGGAAAAATCATTATCGAGTAAAGAAGTTACTATCTCAATTTCGCTTAGATACTGTTTCTACTTATCGAAAAGGTAAACAGATTTATGCGTATAATGAAAAAATCACTTATCAGAAACGACCACCCATTTCAGCGCTATCGTTACTAGATGTTCATTTGTTTACTAGGAGATTGAACAAAATTAGTAGTTTTATCAAGCCAAGTTCACCATGGGAAAACACTTTCACAAAACAATTTGATGAAATAACAATGGAGCAGTTTCTGCAATCAAATATGCATACAAGAGCTGGAAAAAACTATTATCGACTTTTTATAGAGGAATTATTATGCACTAAACTATATGAAGTTTCGGCCCTAGATTTCTTGTGGCTTATTAGTAGTGCAGGTTCCATTCAAAATATAAGGGCTTCAGAAGAGCTGTCTATAAAAGGAGGTGCTGGAAGACTTGTGGAAAGAATCGCTGCAACAATATCTGAAAAAATCCATTTTGAAAGTCCCGTATCTACGATTAGATCAGAGGCAGAAAATCGAGTTTATGTTTACTCAAAAAACCAATGTTGGAAGGCAAAAAAAGTCATTGTCGCTGTTCCACCAAATTTACAAAGTAGAATTACGTTTGAGCCACCCCTACCAGCTACTCGGGCACAACTAATTGAACGAGCTCCTTTACCTGCTGTTATGAAAATAAATCTCATTTATGAAAAGCCATTCTGGCGCGATTTAGGACTTAGTGGAATTACTTACTCAGACAAAGGTCAAATTAAGATGACAATAGATAGTTCACCAAAAGATGGGGAAGTAGGGATTTTGACAATTATTTCAAGTGGAGATTCAACAAGGGAGCTTGCAAATCATTCTCCCGAAAAACGAAAAATTATTGTTTTGACTGCATTAACACGTTTGTTTGGGCCCTCAGCAAATAAACCAAGTCAATATTTTGAAAAAAACTGGGCTGAAGAAGAATGGACTCGTGGTGGTTATGGTGTTCATTTTGCTCCAGGAGTGATCACTTCCTTAGGTAAAACATTAGTAAAATCAATTGGGCCAATTCATTGGGCAGGAAGTGAAACAGCCTCACTGTGGCGACTCTACATGGAAGGAGCTGTTCAATCGGGACAAAGGGCGGCACAGGAGGTCATCCTTACTTTAAGATAA
- a CDS encoding nitroreductase family protein, producing the protein MGNSIIETIKKRKSIRTFETTPVTDEHLQFLNDYICEETNLIGPLGRRARFEMIKVRNNVSDRGIKLGTYGFIKNHQGYIVGKMENTKLGLVEFGYIFEKLILFATKLGIGTCWIGGSFSRTSFQKEIDLQASEIIPCITPIGYPSQKQRLFDKTLRYVTKADNKKGWEELFFSGDFGTPLTESSAETLALPIEMVRLGPSASNKQPWRLVMSEDKKQCHFYLENTPNYSGNKLGFEMQRIDIGIAIAHFELSCKEVAIEGKWLIDDPKLELPNEHTEYVISWEVN; encoded by the coding sequence ATGGGGAACTCAATCATTGAAACGATAAAAAAACGGAAGTCGATACGTACTTTTGAAACTACACCGGTTACAGATGAACATTTACAGTTTTTAAATGATTATATTTGCGAAGAAACTAATTTAATTGGTCCGTTAGGAAGACGAGCAAGATTTGAGATGATCAAAGTTAGAAATAACGTTAGTGATCGTGGTATTAAGCTTGGTACATATGGTTTTATTAAAAACCACCAAGGCTATATTGTTGGTAAAATGGAAAACACGAAACTAGGTTTAGTTGAATTCGGCTATATTTTTGAAAAGCTAATTTTATTTGCGACTAAATTAGGGATTGGCACGTGTTGGATTGGAGGCTCATTTAGTCGAACCTCGTTTCAAAAAGAAATTGATCTACAAGCTAGTGAAATCATTCCTTGTATCACGCCAATTGGTTACCCTAGTCAAAAACAACGTTTATTTGATAAAACGCTCCGCTATGTAACGAAGGCGGATAATAAAAAGGGTTGGGAGGAGTTATTTTTCAGCGGTGATTTCGGTACGCCTCTAACTGAGAGTAGTGCTGAAACACTTGCTCTACCTATTGAAATGGTACGCTTAGGACCGTCGGCCTCTAATAAACAGCCTTGGCGTCTTGTCATGTCAGAAGACAAAAAACAGTGTCATTTTTATCTGGAAAACACACCTAATTACAGTGGCAATAAATTAGGATTTGAAATGCAAAGAATTGATATCGGGATCGCGATCGCTCATTTTGAACTTAGTTGTAAAGAGGTAGCGATCGAAGGTAAGTGGTTGATTGATGATCCAAAACTTGAGCTTCCAAATGAGCATACAGAATATGTGATAAGTTGGGAAGTTAACTAG
- a CDS encoding GNAT family N-acetyltransferase → MRDNLDKKIDIRNRKIAEQVLNIQIPAYRVEAEIIDFFEIPPLKDTVASLQQCGETFFGFYLNEEMCGAISIKVEKNVIDIHRLIVNPNYFRKGIAKRLLDSIESMEGIETIKVTTGSKNTPAVNFYEGSGFNRGGEIILNERLSLTSFIKKVNK, encoded by the coding sequence ATGAGGGATAATCTTGATAAAAAAATTGATATTCGTAATCGGAAAATCGCTGAACAAGTATTAAATATACAAATTCCTGCTTATAGGGTAGAGGCAGAAATAATAGATTTCTTTGAAATACCACCATTAAAAGATACAGTTGCTTCGTTGCAACAATGTGGAGAAACTTTTTTTGGCTTTTATTTAAATGAAGAAATGTGCGGAGCCATATCAATAAAAGTAGAAAAAAATGTAATTGATATTCATCGGTTAATTGTCAATCCAAATTATTTTAGAAAAGGAATTGCCAAGAGGTTGTTAGATTCCATTGAAAGTATGGAAGGAATTGAAACGATAAAAGTGACTACGGGTTCTAAAAATACTCCAGCAGTAAATTTCTATGAAGGAAGTGGATTTAATAGAGGTGGAGAAATCATTCTAAATGAACGGTTGTCTTTAACTTCCTTTATAAAGAAAGTAAATAAGTAA
- a CDS encoding M20 family metallopeptidase, whose translation MKNKINQEIEQLRLEFYNISQFIGENPELGHEEWQASKLLAETLTKHGFQVEMGTSGLATAFEAVFDSGISGPSIGFMAEYDALPDIGHACGHNLIGTMAIAAAIGLSKVINKVGGKLYVYGTPAEETRGGKVTMADDGVLNHLDVAMMVHPLFRHEKSGSSLAMDAIQFEFFGKPAHAAASPHEGVNALDAVIQTFNGINALRQHVTPDVRIHGIIPEGGKAANIVPEYAVAHFYVRAQERHYLNEVADKVKACAQGAALITGARLETSYYEFSYDDMITNEALSTTFSNNLIELGINPEEIHEKGSGGSLDMGNVSQVVPSIHPYIKICDAPYSCHTNEFRAAAMSEQGFEGMMLGAKSMAYTALDVVTDPELLKTIKAEFKAKK comes from the coding sequence ATGAAAAATAAAATTAATCAAGAAATCGAACAATTACGTCTAGAATTTTATAATATAAGTCAGTTTATCGGAGAAAATCCAGAATTAGGCCATGAAGAATGGCAGGCTTCAAAACTTTTAGCTGAAACACTTACTAAGCACGGTTTTCAAGTAGAGATGGGTACAAGCGGTCTAGCCACAGCTTTTGAAGCGGTCTTTGACAGCGGCATCTCGGGTCCGTCAATTGGATTCATGGCAGAATATGATGCCCTCCCTGATATTGGACACGCGTGTGGTCACAACTTAATTGGCACAATGGCTATTGCTGCGGCAATCGGCTTAAGTAAAGTCATCAACAAAGTTGGTGGCAAATTATACGTTTATGGCACTCCTGCTGAGGAAACTCGTGGTGGTAAAGTAACGATGGCAGATGATGGTGTTTTGAATCATCTAGATGTTGCGATGATGGTTCATCCTTTATTCCGTCATGAAAAAAGTGGTTCGTCCTTAGCAATGGACGCGATCCAGTTTGAATTTTTTGGTAAGCCAGCACATGCAGCAGCTTCACCTCACGAGGGTGTTAATGCACTTGATGCGGTTATTCAAACATTCAACGGAATAAATGCGCTTAGACAGCATGTTACTCCAGATGTACGAATTCACGGAATTATTCCTGAAGGCGGTAAAGCAGCAAATATTGTCCCAGAATATGCAGTAGCACATTTTTACGTCCGCGCTCAGGAGCGACATTATTTAAATGAAGTCGCTGATAAGGTAAAAGCTTGTGCCCAAGGTGCGGCGTTAATAACGGGAGCCAGACTAGAGACGTCTTATTACGAATTTTCTTATGACGATATGATAACGAATGAAGCACTCTCAACTACATTTTCCAATAATTTAATTGAACTAGGAATTAACCCTGAAGAGATTCATGAAAAAGGCAGTGGTGGTTCACTAGATATGGGAAATGTCAGTCAAGTTGTTCCATCAATCCATCCGTATATTAAAATTTGTGATGCGCCCTATAGCTGCCATACTAATGAATTTCGCGCCGCTGCTATGAGCGAACAAGGATTTGAAGGCATGATGCTCGGTGCAAAATCTATGGCCTACACCGCCCTTGATGTAGTAACTGACCCTGAACTTTTAAAAACGATCAAAGCTGAATTCAAAGCAAAAAAATAA
- a CDS encoding iron-containing alcohol dehydrogenase family protein encodes MITPVTSVPIPAILEINKGAIFRLGEILKKHQFLNAVIIFDDFTFDAFKVDLEKSLQSIEVEMMMLPSNLDIQDLIKKAFAMPRYDVVIAMGGGSIIDYGKYIAYSRRSPFISIPTSASNDGFASSNCSIHVDGKKTTVPAKVPYGILADLTIIENAPYRFILAGIGDLMSNITALYDWEFEERHGVSHINAFASMLSKKAVNSFIRTPMTDIHSPIFLKELISSATMGGISTAISGNSSPISGSEHLISHALDKISKNPQMHGIQVGVATYIIALVQEHRAQRMQKVFQRTGFFEYVKTLELKKQEFVEAIKIAPSIKPNRYTFLHDPVNQNKAIKLLDDDPILREILKG; translated from the coding sequence ATGATAACTCCCGTGACAAGTGTACCAATTCCAGCAATCCTAGAAATTAATAAAGGTGCTATTTTTCGTTTGGGTGAAATTTTAAAAAAGCATCAGTTTTTAAACGCTGTTATTATATTTGACGACTTTACTTTTGATGCGTTCAAAGTCGATCTAGAAAAATCACTTCAATCAATTGAAGTTGAGATGATGATGCTCCCATCTAATTTAGATATTCAAGATTTGATTAAAAAAGCTTTTGCGATGCCCCGCTATGATGTTGTTATTGCCATGGGGGGTGGTTCGATTATTGATTATGGAAAATATATTGCTTACTCAAGGAGAAGTCCTTTCATTAGTATTCCGACATCCGCATCCAATGACGGCTTTGCTAGTAGCAACTGTTCGATTCACGTTGATGGCAAAAAAACAACGGTCCCAGCCAAAGTTCCTTATGGTATTTTGGCTGACTTAACGATTATTGAAAACGCTCCTTACCGGTTCATCCTAGCAGGGATTGGTGACTTAATGAGCAATATTACTGCCCTATACGATTGGGAGTTCGAGGAGCGTCATGGCGTCAGTCACATCAACGCCTTTGCATCGATGCTTAGTAAAAAAGCTGTTAATAGCTTTATCCGCACGCCGATGACTGACATTCATAGTCCAATTTTTCTTAAAGAGTTAATTAGTTCAGCAACTATGGGGGGGATTTCAACAGCAATTAGCGGTAATAGTTCACCTATCAGTGGTTCAGAGCATTTAATTTCCCATGCTTTAGATAAAATTTCAAAAAATCCGCAAATGCACGGCATTCAAGTTGGTGTTGCCACCTATATTATCGCGCTGGTTCAGGAGCACCGTGCCCAACGGATGCAGAAAGTTTTTCAACGAACTGGATTTTTTGAGTATGTAAAAACGCTTGAATTAAAAAAGCAGGAGTTTGTCGAAGCGATTAAAATCGCCCCAAGTATTAAACCGAATCGTTATACATTTCTTCATGATCCAGTAAATCAAAATAAAGCAATCAAATTACTTGATGATGATCCAATTTTAAGAGAAATATTAAAAGGTTGA
- a CDS encoding MtnX-like HAD-IB family phosphatase produces the protein MKKWAFVSDFDGTITNQDFYSIVIEKYYPQGRNLYKKWKAGQILDIDFLRAVFAEIHQDEAQIIEDIFSIPIDKYVPSFIKQVQESGGDFYILSAGTDYYIHHLLNRYAIDNVIVIANEGFYHEKNIHLNIDEKHPHYSQRYGIDKAKVIEYLKGHYDKVYFIGDSEPDSHPASYADVTYAKDALQEILEEKEIPFVPVTTFKEVEEDLKAKGVLA, from the coding sequence ATGAAAAAATGGGCATTTGTCTCTGATTTTGACGGAACCATTACTAATCAAGATTTTTACTCAATAGTAATTGAAAAATATTATCCCCAAGGACGCAACCTCTATAAAAAATGGAAAGCAGGTCAAATTCTTGATATAGATTTTCTTCGTGCTGTTTTTGCAGAAATACATCAAGACGAAGCACAAATTATCGAAGATATTTTTTCAATACCAATTGACAAATATGTGCCAAGTTTTATTAAACAAGTTCAAGAAAGTGGTGGTGATTTTTATATTCTTAGTGCTGGAACTGATTATTACATCCATCATCTCCTCAATAGATACGCGATCGATAACGTAATAGTGATCGCAAATGAAGGTTTTTATCACGAGAAAAATATTCATTTAAACATAGATGAAAAACACCCTCACTATTCTCAGCGCTATGGGATTGATAAAGCAAAGGTTATTGAATATTTAAAAGGCCACTATGACAAGGTTTATTTTATTGGTGATAGTGAGCCAGATAGCCATCCTGCCTCTTATGCAGATGTTACTTATGCTAAGGATGCCCTTCAAGAAATTTTAGAAGAAAAAGAAATTCCCTTTGTACCTGTCACTACTTTTAAAGAGGTTGAAGAAGATTTAAAAGCTAAGGGAGTACTTGCTTGA
- a CDS encoding kinase-associated lipoprotein B, with translation MSQLFEVGLVVTGIYKTGKYIGEITMVKEPNYVVRVLAVLKHPQQGDLHNPKMAEVGFFHERRALAYREQVNIQGVYIKPYDGELPSYQDSLTGALEEQYQDLQQDGSPFAIKALEKLAALKADYFK, from the coding sequence ATGAGCCAACTTTTTGAAGTAGGACTTGTAGTGACCGGGATTTATAAAACAGGAAAATACATTGGTGAAATTACCATGGTAAAGGAACCGAATTATGTTGTTCGAGTATTAGCGGTCTTAAAGCATCCACAACAAGGAGATCTTCATAATCCGAAAATGGCTGAAGTAGGTTTTTTCCATGAACGTCGTGCTTTAGCTTATCGTGAGCAAGTAAATATCCAAGGTGTCTACATAAAACCATATGACGGCGAACTGCCTAGTTATCAGGATTCATTAACAGGTGCTCTTGAAGAACAATATCAAGACTTACAACAAGACGGCAGCCCCTTCGCGATAAAAGCACTCGAAAAATTAGCTGCATTGAAAGCTGATTACTTTAAGTGA